In Epinephelus lanceolatus isolate andai-2023 chromosome 16, ASM4190304v1, whole genome shotgun sequence, one DNA window encodes the following:
- the irx1b gene encoding iroquois-class homeodomain protein IRX-1b — translation MSFPQLGYPQFLSASHEVYGGERPASAREGGSEGGVSSSATAAAVGSMLGMYGSPWAAHNYSAFLPYSGATDLALISQMGSQYELKDSPGSHPASLPVHAAQGFYPYGQYPYGDPSRAKTATRETTSTLKAWLQEHQKNPYPTKGEKIMLAIITRMTLTQVSTWFANARRRLKKENKVTWGRSAEDRDGRIFSSDNEDEHGKNGSDDEDEEEEIDLETVDIERPEEQRAGEQGSGKGEAEAEAGLADREQASEPKSSESSRTLEGLRGVDAALSLNRSPVVKLAVDHSPSRQECQRPPQSKPKIWSLAETATAPDSSHKPPPAAHAHHPALASAGHPALLPGHGIYTCQIGKLHNWANAAFLNANSLLNMRSLLGGAPAGHLPLHGAVPVARHDARPAAAGPGTSGTEDDSDAESSGSFSPKRDDEESDHRPDSLKSPFQLITDRPHHGTAPQRVLTTTL, via the exons ATGTCTTTCCCTCAGCTGGGGTATCCCCAGTTCCTCAGTGCCTCCCATGAGGTGTACGGGGGCGAGCGGCCGGCGTCTGCCCGGGAAGGAGGCAGTGAAGGCGGCGTGAGCTCGTCCGCCACCGCCGCGGCTGTCGGCTCCATGCTGGGGATGTACGGGAGCCCATGGGCGGCTCATAACTACAGTGCCTTTCTGCCGTACAGCGGAGCCACAGACCTCGCCCTCATATCCCAGATG GGCTCGCAGTACGAGCTGAAGGACAGCCCGGGCTCCCACCCTGCCTCCCTACCTGTCCACGCCGCTCAAGGCTTCTACCCGTACGGCCAGTACCCGTACGGGGACCCGTCGAGGGCAAAGACGGCCACCCGGGAGACCACCAGCACCCTGAAGgcctggctgcaggagcaccaGAAGAACCCGTACCCGACCAAAGGAGAGAAGATCATGCTGGCGATCATCACCCGGATGACACTCACACAG GTGTCGACGTGGTTTGCAAACGCTCGCAGACGCCTGAAGAAGGAGAACAAGGTAACCTGGGGCCGCAGCGCCGAGGACCGGGACGGCCGCATCTTCAGCAGCGACAACGAGGACGAGCACGGCAAGAACGGCAGCGACGACGAAGACGAAGAGGAGGAAATTGATTTGGAAACTGTCGATATCGAGAGACCCGAGGAGCAGCGAGCGGGGGAGCAGGGCTCCGGGAAGGGAGAGGCggaggcagaggcaggcctggcCGACAGAGAGCAGGCCTCGGAGCCGAAGAGCTCAGAGAGCAGCAGGACGCTGGAGGGCCTGAGAGGAGTGGACGCGGCTCTTTCTCTCAACAGATCGCCTGTTGTCAAACTCGCAGTGGATCATTCTCCCAGCAGACAGGAGTGCCAGAGACCACCGCAGAGCAAACCTAAAATCTGGTCTCTGGCTGAGACCGCCACGGCCCCCGACAGCTCTCACAAACCTCCCCCCGCGGCCCATGCGCACCACCCGGCTTTGGCGTCCGCCGGCCACCCGGCCTTGCTCCCGGGTCATGGGATTTACACATGCCAGATTGGCAAACTGCACAACTGGGCCAACGCGGCTTTTCTGAATGCCAACTCTCTTTTGAACATGAGGTCGCTCCTCGGAGGGGCGCCGGCCGGACACCTGCCTCTCCACGGCGCGGTGCCGGTTGCGCGTCATGACGCACGGCCGGCGGCGGCGGGCCCCGGAACTTCTGGGACAGAGGATGACAGTGATGCGGAGTCGTCGGGAAGCTTCAGTCCAAAAAGAGATG ATGAAGAGAGCGACCACAGGCCGGACTCCCTCAAGTCCCCATTCCAGCTGATCACTGACAG aCCTCACCATGGGACAGCACCACAGCGAGTTCTGACAACGACATTATGA